In one Geoglobus acetivorans genomic region, the following are encoded:
- a CDS encoding type II toxin-antitoxin system RelE family toxin — MSFKVELSERAVKDLKKFGKKDLERVFKTIEKLDDPFSLDIKKIKGNIYRVKAGRKIRLIIEIDFKEMTVLVARIDWRDRVYDRL, encoded by the coding sequence ATGAGTTTTAAAGTTGAGCTTTCTGAAAGAGCTGTTAAAGATTTAAAAAAATTCGGTAAGAAAGACCTTGAGAGGGTTTTTAAAACGATTGAGAAGCTGGACGACCCATTTTCACTGGATATAAAGAAGATTAAGGGCAACATTTATCGAGTAAAAGCGGGGAGGAAAATCAGGCTTATTATTGAAATTGATTTTAAGGAAATGACAGTTCTGGTTGCAAGGATTGACTGGCGGGATAGGGTTTACGACAGATTGTAG
- a CDS encoding helix-turn-helix domain-containing protein produces MNLKKVILRLWHPDCWSIESTKDHPGICLVTKGVFKLEREVRANFHLSAESYDVLKSYMKDMENYRKYAKEIYVIGKSDLEADIHARFPAHTTFYDKVFSLEFMPMRVSISGGFEYWTILIDEERLSDTLNRLLEIEGIKVDVLSISNLKSFEDEEEEDIVGQISRKLSMKQKRVLVEAFRKGYFEWPRKTSVDELAKSFGIAKSTCLHHLRIAESKIVKRFVEELRDREPHLADRASAAKHLF; encoded by the coding sequence ATGAATCTGAAGAAGGTAATCTTAAGGCTCTGGCATCCAGATTGCTGGTCAATTGAATCGACAAAAGATCATCCGGGAATATGTCTGGTAACAAAGGGCGTATTCAAGCTTGAGAGAGAGGTGAGGGCAAACTTTCACCTCAGTGCGGAGAGTTATGATGTTCTGAAAAGCTACATGAAGGATATGGAGAATTACAGAAAATACGCGAAGGAGATTTACGTTATAGGTAAAAGCGATCTGGAGGCCGACATACATGCCCGTTTTCCTGCACACACCACATTCTACGACAAGGTGTTCTCTCTCGAATTCATGCCAATGCGAGTTTCGATATCTGGCGGGTTTGAGTACTGGACGATACTCATAGACGAAGAAAGGTTGAGCGACACACTCAACCGACTTCTGGAGATTGAGGGAATTAAGGTGGATGTGCTGAGCATTTCGAATCTCAAATCCTTTGAAGATGAGGAGGAAGAGGACATTGTGGGGCAAATCTCGAGAAAGCTTTCAATGAAACAGAAAAGGGTGCTTGTTGAGGCTTTCAGAAAGGGATATTTTGAGTGGCCGAGAAAAACGAGTGTTGATGAGCTGGCCAAAAGCTTCGGAATAGCAAAATCCACATGTCTTCATCATCTCAGAATTGCGGAGTCCAAAATTGTGAAAAGATTTGTGGAGGAACTCAGAGACAGGGAACCGCATCTTGCTGACAGGGCTTCTGCAGCAAAACATCTTTTTTAA
- a CDS encoding IS481 family transposase has translation MKLDEKAIKWIIREKEKGTPTKEIAEIENITPRRVNQIYKQYKDTGEIPKPKKPGRPKKELSEEEIEAIKEAYEEYRCNAVVLQTILKERGYRISKNKIHEVLRMNGYAKEEKNKKKRKKWIRYERKHSMELWHADWFFYNGKWIIAYLDDASRLITGYGVFDKATSENAIKVLKEAMDDYGRPESILTDRGTQFYASAGEKKAKGVSKFEKFLAENEIKHIVGRVNHPQTNGKIERFYGTLEAKIKYFDTVDEFMEWYNHKRPHMSLNLDELETPYKAFLRKLTPERILSYSWRWFDGGK, from the coding sequence GTGAAACTTGACGAGAAAGCGATAAAATGGATTATCAGAGAGAAAGAGAAGGGTACACCGACAAAGGAGATAGCAGAGATCGAAAACATAACACCAAGAAGAGTAAATCAGATCTACAAGCAATACAAAGATACTGGAGAAATACCAAAGCCAAAGAAACCAGGTAGACCTAAAAAAGAACTATCAGAAGAAGAAATAGAAGCCATAAAAGAAGCCTATGAAGAGTACAGGTGTAATGCAGTAGTTCTCCAAACAATCTTAAAGGAAAGAGGTTACAGAATAAGCAAGAACAAAATACACGAAGTGTTGAGAATGAACGGCTATGCTAAGGAGGAGAAGAACAAGAAAAAGCGTAAAAAGTGGATAAGGTATGAGAGAAAGCACTCTATGGAATTATGGCATGCAGACTGGTTTTTCTATAACGGGAAGTGGATAATTGCTTATCTGGACGATGCTTCCCGTCTGATTACTGGTTACGGAGTATTTGATAAAGCAACATCTGAGAATGCCATAAAAGTGCTAAAAGAAGCCATGGATGATTATGGCAGGCCGGAATCAATCCTGACGGATAGAGGTACTCAGTTCTACGCATCTGCAGGGGAGAAGAAGGCTAAAGGAGTATCTAAATTTGAGAAATTCCTTGCAGAGAATGAAATTAAGCATATTGTGGGTAGGGTGAATCACCCACAAACGAATGGAAAGATAGAGAGGTTCTATGGAACGCTGGAAGCTAAAATCAAGTATTTCGATACAGTAGATGAATTCATGGAGTGGTACAATCACAAAAGACCCCACATGAGTCTCAACTTAGATGAACTGGAGACTCCCTATAAAGCATTTTTGAGAAAGTTGACTCCTGAGAGAATATTGAGTTATTCGTGGAGGTGGTTTGATGGTGGGAAATGA
- a CDS encoding ATP/GTP-binding protein, with amino-acid sequence MNLNVIVLGPAGSGKSVLTERFLTYLRDRGYSSVAVNLDPASPPRYEAFRDIRDFVKTEEVMDRFQLGINGALLKSVEIAGSYVGRLTVSGYDFVLYDTPGQLELFLFSDFGIDLIERLEGFTAGLFIVDSSRIKDAARFSAMVSQSATVSLMLEIPTLTVFNKVDLHVPGSIEEYRSALESEGVLGEFFESLLRFVEATSMVYRPVLISARNGYRFDDLFSALNELFCTCGDLS; translated from the coding sequence GTGAACTTGAACGTAATTGTTCTCGGTCCAGCGGGCAGTGGAAAGAGCGTTCTAACAGAACGTTTTCTCACATATCTGAGGGATCGGGGCTACAGTAGCGTTGCCGTGAACCTGGATCCTGCGTCCCCTCCAAGGTATGAGGCTTTTCGGGACATCCGGGATTTCGTGAAAACAGAGGAGGTTATGGATAGATTTCAGCTTGGGATAAATGGTGCCCTGCTTAAATCGGTGGAAATTGCAGGCAGTTATGTGGGCAGACTTACCGTTTCTGGATACGATTTCGTTCTTTATGACACTCCCGGACAGCTTGAACTTTTTCTGTTTTCGGACTTCGGAATTGATTTAATTGAAAGGCTTGAGGGATTTACAGCGGGACTGTTCATCGTGGACTCATCAAGAATTAAGGATGCCGCAAGGTTCTCGGCAATGGTCTCTCAGTCTGCAACCGTGTCTCTGATGCTGGAAATCCCCACCCTCACGGTTTTCAACAAAGTGGACCTCCACGTCCCAGGGAGTATTGAGGAATATAGAAGCGCCCTTGAGAGTGAAGGAGTTCTCGGGGAGTTTTTTGAAAGCCTGCTGAGGTTTGTTGAGGCGACGAGTATGGTCTACCGCCCTGTTCTCATTTCAGCCAGAAACGGATACCGCTTTGATGACCTCTTTTCAGCTTTGAATGAACTTTTCTGCACATGCGGAGATTTGAGCTGA
- a CDS encoding Lrp/AsnC family transcriptional regulator, with amino-acid sequence MDDKDRVIVDMLTKDARTPLTKIAKKLGITEAAVRKRLKNLEEKNIITGYTALVNPSALGYNTVSLTGIDTEPEKLLDVASKMKEYDFARNVFITTGDHMIMVEIWAKDGDELTRIISDVIGKIEGVKRVCPAIVLEKLK; translated from the coding sequence ATGGACGATAAGGACAGAGTAATAGTCGACATGCTCACAAAAGACGCCAGAACCCCTCTCACAAAGATTGCAAAAAAACTAGGAATCACTGAGGCAGCTGTAAGAAAAAGGCTGAAAAATCTTGAGGAAAAAAACATAATCACCGGTTATACTGCTCTGGTCAACCCCTCCGCTCTCGGGTACAATACCGTTTCTCTAACTGGAATAGATACAGAGCCGGAAAAACTCCTTGATGTCGCAAGTAAGATGAAGGAGTACGATTTTGCAAGGAACGTGTTCATCACCACCGGAGATCACATGATAATGGTCGAGATATGGGCAAAAGATGGAGACGAGCTTACCAGAATAATTTCAGATGTCATAGGGAAGATCGAGGGAGTAAAAAGAGTCTGTCCAGCAATTGTGCTGGAAAAACTTAAATAA
- a CDS encoding CRISPR-associated protein Cas4 — translation MIKIGDITSFVSCPRLAYFRMHHEKGIANEYHAVREIFLSLRKGYDYEWAYERFSTLYPDSKETFTLAASKFRYSEELEKIRPKAWEVYFESERLRLRGVVDEITESGRFLVVMLKKNSDRFTFKERMRMSAISAISGIKEGFVYYAYDGVLAEFKETRKDRYNLLRILEKLRKIEKGFLPERKESQRCEICEYSEECNTKPETFASRFF, via the coding sequence GTGATAAAAATTGGTGACATAACAAGTTTTGTATCATGCCCCAGACTTGCCTACTTCAGAATGCATCACGAAAAGGGGATTGCAAACGAGTATCACGCTGTAAGAGAGATATTTCTCAGTCTGAGAAAGGGCTATGATTATGAATGGGCATACGAAAGGTTCTCCACACTGTACCCCGATTCGAAGGAGACCTTTACTCTCGCAGCCTCAAAGTTCAGATATTCAGAGGAACTTGAAAAGATAAGACCCAAAGCATGGGAGGTTTACTTCGAATCAGAGAGGCTGAGACTCAGGGGTGTGGTGGACGAAATAACAGAGAGTGGACGCTTCCTTGTGGTTATGCTGAAAAAGAATTCCGACAGATTCACATTCAAAGAGAGAATGAGGATGAGCGCCATATCTGCGATTTCAGGAATAAAAGAAGGATTCGTTTACTACGCATACGATGGAGTTCTCGCAGAGTTTAAGGAGACAAGAAAAGACAGATACAACCTCCTGAGGATACTCGAAAAACTGAGAAAAATCGAGAAGGGTTTTCTACCAGAGAGAAAGGAAAGCCAAAGATGCGAAATCTGTGAATACTCGGAAGAATGCAACACAAAACCCGAAACATTTGCATCGAGGTTTTTCTGA
- a CDS encoding TIGR00296 family protein, whose amino-acid sequence MRLLTSEEGEKAVRLARRAIETHLSKKEIIKDRFEGVFAEKRGVFTTLTKHGELRGCIGFPYPIKRLDEAIIDSAISAATQDPRFPPVKLEEMDEIEVEVTVLTPPEKLSVPPEERARAIEVGRHGLMVVYGPYSGLLLPQVAVEYGMDEEEFLTHTCLKAGLPPDCWLMEGVEVYTFEGQIFRETEPRGKVVEADMRSCGI is encoded by the coding sequence ATGAGATTGCTAACCTCTGAGGAGGGTGAGAAAGCCGTTAGACTTGCAAGGAGAGCGATCGAAACGCACCTCTCGAAAAAAGAGATTATTAAGGACAGGTTTGAAGGTGTTTTTGCCGAGAAGAGGGGGGTTTTCACGACCCTGACCAAGCACGGAGAGCTCAGGGGGTGCATCGGCTTTCCGTATCCGATAAAAAGGCTGGACGAGGCGATAATCGATTCAGCCATTTCCGCTGCAACTCAGGATCCGCGCTTCCCCCCCGTCAAACTTGAGGAGATGGACGAGATCGAGGTTGAGGTCACCGTGCTGACCCCACCTGAGAAGCTCAGCGTTCCGCCAGAGGAGAGGGCAAGGGCGATAGAGGTTGGCAGGCACGGATTGATGGTCGTCTACGGACCTTACAGCGGTTTGCTTTTACCACAGGTAGCTGTTGAGTACGGGATGGACGAGGAGGAATTTTTAACCCACACCTGCCTGAAAGCTGGCCTGCCACCAGACTGCTGGCTGATGGAGGGGGTGGAGGTTTACACCTTCGAGGGACAGATTTTCAGGGAGACTGAGCCGAGGGGAAAGGTTGTTGAAGCTGACATGAGATCATGCGGTATCTGA
- the prs gene encoding ribose-phosphate diphosphokinase — translation MNIIPGTNGELALKISRFFDVSPSYIQVEKLPYGEKYVRIPFEPEGKVYVVNTFFPYPDEILFESRLIGDILRERGAEELILIAPYLSYSRGIASIFGEAKTFETLMNILDVYDRIIAVDFYGNTEKVESVSAMPLLAEYISEECDLVDPVVLGPDEISKEWIRYFANIIESDYGFISKIRVDAQNVVVSRVNADVKDRDVIIADDIVATGSTVVQSAKKLKSLGARKIYVAATHALFSRQVYADILKAGVEDVISTDTVLNFTSRVSVSEIMADRVKF, via the coding sequence ATGAACATCATTCCGGGGACCAATGGGGAGCTGGCCTTGAAGATATCCAGGTTTTTTGATGTGTCTCCTTCTTACATTCAGGTTGAAAAGCTTCCCTACGGGGAGAAATATGTGCGAATCCCGTTTGAACCTGAGGGGAAGGTATATGTTGTTAATACCTTTTTTCCGTATCCCGATGAGATTTTGTTTGAGAGCCGGTTGATCGGAGATATTTTGAGAGAGAGGGGAGCTGAGGAGCTCATTCTGATCGCCCCATATTTATCCTATTCAAGAGGCATCGCTTCGATATTTGGTGAGGCGAAAACGTTTGAAACGCTCATGAACATTCTTGATGTCTATGACAGAATAATTGCTGTGGACTTTTACGGCAACACTGAAAAAGTCGAGAGCGTTTCAGCAATGCCACTCCTTGCAGAGTACATAAGTGAGGAGTGCGACCTTGTTGATCCTGTTGTTCTCGGTCCCGATGAGATTTCTAAGGAATGGATAAGGTATTTTGCAAACATTATTGAGTCAGATTACGGATTCATTTCCAAGATCAGGGTTGATGCTCAGAATGTTGTAGTCAGCAGGGTCAATGCAGATGTGAAGGACAGAGATGTGATAATAGCGGACGATATTGTTGCGACTGGCTCGACAGTTGTACAGTCTGCAAAGAAGCTTAAGAGCCTTGGCGCGAGAAAAATCTATGTTGCTGCAACACATGCACTTTTCAGCAGGCAGGTTTATGCAGATATACTGAAAGCAGGTGTTGAAGATGTCATATCCACAGATACGGTTCTCAACTTCACTTCGAGGGTATCTGTGTCAGAAATCATGGCAGACAGGGTGAAATTCTGA
- a CDS encoding rubrerythrin family protein has translation MVYVRGMTEKFLNDAFAGESQAHMKYLIFANRARKEGFENVARLFEAIAFAEFVHARNHFEALGNVKDTAENLQVAVDGEDWESEEMYPAYRAVAELQNESRAIRSIDFALQAEKIHSEFYAQAKRAVESGRDIEIGEIYICEICGYTADSKVERCPICGAGSERFRRF, from the coding sequence GTGGTTTATGTGAGGGGAATGACAGAGAAATTCCTGAATGATGCCTTTGCAGGTGAAAGTCAGGCCCATATGAAATACCTGATTTTTGCAAACAGAGCAAGAAAAGAGGGTTTTGAAAATGTTGCAAGACTTTTTGAAGCAATAGCTTTTGCGGAGTTCGTGCATGCAAGGAACCATTTTGAAGCGCTTGGCAATGTAAAGGATACGGCAGAAAATCTGCAGGTTGCAGTGGATGGAGAGGACTGGGAGAGTGAGGAAATGTATCCTGCATACCGGGCCGTTGCAGAGCTTCAGAATGAAAGCAGGGCAATAAGAAGTATTGATTTCGCACTCCAGGCGGAAAAAATTCACTCGGAATTTTATGCACAGGCTAAGCGAGCAGTTGAGAGTGGCAGGGACATTGAGATCGGGGAAATATACATTTGCGAGATTTGCGGCTACACAGCAGATTCGAAGGTGGAGAGGTGTCCAATTTGCGGTGCAGGCTCTGAAAGGTTCAGGAGATTCTGA
- a CDS encoding TMEM165/GDT1 family protein codes for MLEDLVIPFTVVGLAELGDKTQLSVLLLSSRTENRLRLILGVLLAFMVVDGAAIVVGDLAGNAIPENLMRGISAVLFVAFGVLILLKGNEDETEAKSLSNPFYSGFALVFFAEWGDKTQIASGILATRYDPLLVFTGVMLSLGLLTVVAVYAGKAISERVERRIISAISGVIFIALGIGFAFL; via the coding sequence ATGCTTGAAGACTTGGTAATTCCGTTTACTGTAGTAGGACTTGCAGAGCTGGGCGATAAGACTCAGTTATCTGTGTTGCTGTTATCTTCAAGGACTGAGAACAGGTTACGGCTGATTCTGGGGGTATTGCTTGCATTTATGGTTGTGGATGGTGCAGCCATCGTCGTGGGAGACCTGGCAGGAAACGCAATTCCTGAAAATCTGATGAGGGGCATTTCTGCTGTGCTGTTCGTGGCGTTTGGTGTCTTAATTTTACTGAAAGGAAATGAAGACGAGACTGAAGCGAAATCACTTTCGAATCCCTTCTACTCTGGATTTGCGCTCGTCTTTTTCGCTGAATGGGGTGATAAGACACAGATAGCTTCGGGGATTCTTGCAACCAGGTATGATCCCCTGCTCGTCTTTACGGGAGTTATGCTGTCTCTTGGTCTTTTGACTGTTGTTGCAGTGTATGCTGGAAAGGCAATCTCTGAAAGAGTCGAGAGGAGAATAATATCCGCGATCTCCGGAGTGATTTTTATCGCTCTTGGCATCGGCTTCGCATTCTTATGA
- a CDS encoding ROK family protein: protein MMNTGIDVGGTFTDIVSFEGREFTHVQTLKTSEFLKNPCMVGECSNAVFAIAGWVREGRVIRTPNIPGFDAKLFEGRRVENDANCFAIYARHVTGFSSIFAVTLGTGIGSAIIADSKLYRGNGLASEIGHAFVGGKERCVCGGIGHLETFFSGWVIKKRFGRELSREELLRLDGFKVLCAEIAKAVLILDPEAVVFGGRISALLEPEDFRQIYDFLPPEFRPEIRVIKDALAVAKGAAILAGGGE from the coding sequence ATGATGAACACAGGCATAGACGTTGGAGGAACATTCACCGACATCGTTTCATTTGAGGGGCGGGAGTTCACCCACGTCCAGACCCTTAAAACCTCGGAGTTTCTGAAAAATCCCTGCATGGTTGGGGAATGCAGCAATGCCGTCTTTGCGATAGCCGGGTGGGTTAGAGAAGGAAGGGTTATCAGAACGCCAAACATCCCCGGCTTCGATGCAAAGCTTTTCGAGGGCAGGAGGGTGGAGAACGACGCCAACTGCTTTGCAATCTACGCCCGTCACGTTACCGGCTTCAGCAGCATTTTTGCAGTAACGCTCGGCACCGGGATAGGCTCCGCGATAATCGCAGACTCGAAGCTTTACAGGGGCAATGGTCTTGCTTCCGAGATTGGGCATGCCTTTGTTGGCGGGAAAGAGAGGTGCGTTTGTGGTGGGATCGGCCATCTTGAAACCTTTTTCAGCGGATGGGTGATAAAGAAGAGGTTCGGCAGAGAGCTGAGCAGGGAGGAGCTTCTCAGACTGGATGGCTTCAAGGTGCTGTGTGCAGAAATTGCAAAGGCCGTCCTCATCCTCGATCCAGAAGCTGTTGTCTTCGGGGGACGAATCTCCGCATTGCTCGAGCCGGAGGATTTCCGGCAGATATACGATTTTCTCCCTCCGGAGTTCAGGCCGGAGATAAGGGTTATAAAGGATGCTCTCGCAGTTGCGAAGGGAGCAGCGATTCTGGCAGGTGGTGGAGAATGA
- a CDS encoding transcriptional regulator: MEPLSGLRHEILGNPVRLGIMLYLLSRGRAAFSEIQRVLELTPGNLDSHLKTLEKAGMIGIKKVIADRPRTVVEITEKGVDETWEYVRKLKDALEGL; encoded by the coding sequence ATGGAGCCTCTCAGCGGGCTCAGACATGAAATCCTCGGAAATCCCGTACGGCTTGGAATCATGCTGTATCTTCTTTCGAGGGGGAGGGCGGCGTTCAGCGAAATCCAGCGAGTTCTGGAGCTGACGCCCGGAAACCTCGACTCCCACCTTAAAACGCTGGAGAAGGCCGGGATGATTGGAATAAAAAAGGTGATAGCCGACAGGCCGAGGACAGTGGTCGAAATAACTGAGAAGGGCGTAGATGAGACCTGGGAGTATGTTAGAAAGCTGAAGGATGCGCTGGAAGGGCTGTGA
- a CDS encoding ribose 1,5-bisphosphate isomerase, with product MNLIEEAARKIESMEVRGAARIARFAAETLREYAENVKTNFDEEMRKASERLMNTRPTAVSLFNAINYVMNYSGESDQEKRESLIRRAEEFIEWVDTAREKIGRIGAKRIMDGSTIMTHCNSSAALSVIKHAFDEGKDIRVFATESRPRHQGYLTTRELADYGIDVTLIVDSAVRYFMKEVDVVVVGADTITVNGALINKIGTSQIALAAKEARVPFMVAAETYKFSPKTLLGELVVIEERDVREVIDGDLLEHPNVTVRNPAFDVTPRDYIDLIITEIGAIPPEMAYIVIRDHLGYREFGGEEITLSARHYD from the coding sequence ATGAATCTGATTGAGGAAGCGGCGAGGAAGATAGAGAGCATGGAGGTTAGAGGGGCTGCGAGGATTGCGAGGTTTGCTGCTGAAACCCTCAGGGAGTATGCAGAGAACGTGAAGACAAACTTCGACGAGGAGATGCGGAAAGCGAGCGAAAGACTGATGAACACAAGGCCCACGGCTGTGAGCCTTTTCAACGCCATCAACTACGTGATGAACTATTCCGGCGAGAGCGACCAGGAGAAGAGGGAGAGTCTGATAAGGCGGGCTGAAGAGTTCATCGAGTGGGTGGACACGGCGAGGGAGAAGATAGGCAGGATAGGAGCAAAGAGGATAATGGACGGTTCGACGATAATGACCCACTGCAACTCCTCAGCTGCACTATCGGTGATAAAGCACGCCTTCGACGAGGGGAAGGACATCAGAGTATTCGCAACGGAGTCAAGGCCGAGGCATCAGGGCTATCTGACGACAAGGGAGCTTGCGGATTATGGTATAGATGTCACGCTGATAGTTGATTCGGCCGTCAGGTACTTCATGAAGGAAGTGGATGTGGTTGTCGTTGGCGCTGACACGATCACGGTTAATGGGGCACTCATAAACAAGATAGGCACATCGCAGATCGCTCTCGCAGCCAAGGAGGCGAGGGTGCCGTTCATGGTTGCCGCTGAAACCTACAAGTTCAGCCCCAAGACCCTGCTCGGAGAGCTGGTCGTCATAGAGGAGAGGGATGTGAGGGAGGTCATTGATGGCGATTTGCTTGAGCATCCGAATGTGACGGTCAGAAACCCGGCTTTCGATGTGACGCCAAGGGACTACATAGACCTGATAATAACCGAGATCGGCGCAATTCCACCTGAAATGGCATACATAGTGATAAGAGATCACCTGGGCTACAGGGAGTTTGGAGGTGAGGAGATAACCCTGAGCGCAAGGCACTACGACTGA
- a CDS encoding antitoxin family protein, whose product MAKVIEVIYEDGVFRPARKVTLPEKTKGKVIVEENVMGDVEEFSEKIDEILEETKIDEDPLEVLLKMRKRAWD is encoded by the coding sequence ATGGCAAAGGTTATCGAAGTCATATATGAAGATGGTGTGTTCAGACCGGCAAGGAAGGTAACCTTACCGGAAAAGACTAAGGGAAAGGTGATAGTAGAAGAGAATGTGATGGGCGACGTTGAAGAGTTCTCGGAGAAGATCGACGAAATTTTAGAAGAAACAAAAATCGATGAGGATCCCTTAGAAGTCTTGCTCAAAATGAGGAAGAGAGCATGGGATTGA
- a CDS encoding ZIP family metal transporter, producing MQDALYLSIASTILVSLLSLVGIFTLILKRDSFWNLVFLLVSFAAGVLIGASFLHLLPEAIELSGVESAIDYFLVGFVSFYLLERVLRWRHCHEDECNVHPMSHLALFGDSIHNFIDGVVIAVAYVTDINLGILTTIAVISHEIPQELGDFGILVFGGFSVRKALVYNFLTALTAVLGAIFGYFAVAEKFLPIVVAFAAGNFTYIATSDLIPELHKETDSGKSLLSFVIFIAGLLLVYAMGNLHAH from the coding sequence ATGCAGGATGCTCTCTATCTCTCAATTGCCAGCACAATCCTTGTAAGTCTGCTTTCACTTGTGGGAATTTTCACACTGATTCTTAAGAGAGATTCATTCTGGAACCTTGTTTTTCTTCTTGTAAGTTTTGCAGCAGGAGTTCTGATCGGGGCATCCTTTCTCCATCTGCTGCCAGAGGCGATAGAGCTTTCTGGAGTGGAAAGTGCGATAGATTATTTCCTTGTCGGGTTTGTATCTTTTTATCTTCTTGAGAGGGTGCTTAGGTGGAGGCACTGTCATGAGGATGAATGCAATGTTCATCCCATGTCCCATCTTGCCCTTTTTGGAGACAGCATTCACAATTTTATTGATGGTGTTGTTATAGCTGTGGCCTATGTTACCGATATAAATCTCGGGATACTGACCACGATTGCAGTCATATCACACGAAATACCTCAGGAACTTGGGGATTTTGGAATACTCGTTTTTGGTGGATTTTCGGTAAGAAAAGCGCTTGTTTATAATTTTCTCACGGCTCTTACAGCGGTGCTGGGAGCCATATTTGGATACTTTGCTGTGGCGGAGAAATTTCTTCCGATTGTAGTAGCTTTCGCTGCCGGGAACTTCACATACATTGCAACAAGCGATCTGATTCCTGAACTGCACAAGGAAACTGACTCTGGAAAATCTCTGCTCAGCTTTGTTATATTCATCGCAGGACTTCTGCTCGTTTATGCCATGGGAAATCTCCATGCACACTGA
- a CDS encoding B12-binding domain-containing radical SAM protein: MIDFPPYRPPSEANSTLIRVTRGCPWNRCAFCGMYKTERFIIRDTEEIKRDITVASEFSKSRTVFFGDSDNLVHPDLIEITKFAVEKLNPERITSYARLKTANSMSLKDLREIRDSGLTRLHFGLESGDDGTLEMIKKGISSKEAIEGGKKAKKAGFEISLYILSGITGKWEQHALNSAKAINKIGPDFVRLRSITVIPNTILWNRMKKGIYEPLDPVLRLKEVKLLIENIECETLLFSDHVSNYLWSENGPPFYTGVSGRLPEDRERILKMLERAIRVAENLKNSGKLVDSNMLASAGKIML, from the coding sequence ATGATAGACTTTCCACCATACAGGCCGCCCAGCGAGGCGAACAGCACACTCATAAGGGTTACCCGTGGCTGTCCCTGGAACAGGTGTGCATTCTGCGGGATGTACAAAACCGAGAGATTCATTATAAGAGACACAGAGGAGATAAAAAGAGACATAACCGTAGCTTCAGAGTTTTCAAAGTCGAGAACAGTATTTTTTGGGGATTCCGATAACCTTGTTCATCCCGACCTCATTGAAATCACAAAATTCGCTGTTGAAAAGCTGAATCCGGAAAGAATTACAAGCTACGCAAGGCTGAAAACGGCAAACTCGATGAGCCTGAAGGATCTCAGAGAAATAAGGGACTCTGGTTTGACAAGACTCCATTTCGGCCTTGAATCCGGAGATGATGGGACTCTCGAGATGATAAAGAAAGGCATTAGCTCGAAAGAAGCTATAGAGGGAGGAAAGAAGGCAAAAAAGGCTGGATTTGAGATATCTCTCTATATTCTGTCCGGCATAACTGGGAAATGGGAACAGCATGCACTGAACAGTGCCAAAGCGATCAACAAAATAGGCCCGGATTTCGTCAGATTGAGAAGCATCACAGTCATACCCAACACGATCCTCTGGAACAGAATGAAAAAAGGAATTTACGAGCCTCTTGATCCAGTACTGAGGCTGAAAGAGGTGAAGCTCCTGATCGAGAATATTGAGTGTGAGACACTGCTGTTCTCAGACCACGTATCAAACTATCTCTGGAGTGAAAACGGACCACCCTTTTACACAGGTGTTTCAGGAAGACTGCCAGAGGACAGGGAAAGGATTCTGAAAATGCTTGAAAGAGCGATCAGAGTTGCTGAAAATCTAAAGAACAGTGGAAAACTCGTGGACTCCAACATGCTCGCTTCTGCTGGAAAAATTATGCTTTAA